From the genome of Salvia splendens isolate huo1 chromosome 7, SspV2, whole genome shotgun sequence:
ACTTCATTTGTACGTGCATTTACTTCATTTAACAAGTATATCACTTCATCACAATAGCTTTTTACTTCATCGAACTTCATGTGGGTTATTAGTTTAGTTCACTACCTTATTAAATGAGATTATAATTTCATCAATTAGGTTATTTAGTCAATACAGGTACAAGTCCAACTGCGCACTTATACATAAACACAATTCAGttcatattacttcattacatGTGGTTATAACTTTATTGAATAATTCTTTGCAAACTACGCATACAACACAGTTCAGttcatattacttcattacttaaggttataacttcatcaagtgCGTTATTTGGTTCATTACAATATTAATTCTTCGCAAACTATATATACAACACAGTTCTCCATCCGTTCTTCCCCACTCTGAAAAATTCCTTCAATCTACCGCGATGATTTCCACCAGAAATCCTTCAAAATCAAACCAGATGACGATTTACCAACTTTCTCATACTATGGAAATAGTTGGCTATTTTGGAGAAAATCCAAACGATTTTAGTTCACACACACTAATAAattactggaatgaagtaataaactacgACAATGAAGTATTGAACATACAAGAATGATTAATAGGCAGGTTCAGCCTTAGCATACGGATACatcataataaagaataaatacttCATTAATAAAACACTTCATATAGTCTATTTGATTTAATGTGtgccaaaaatttaaattaattcaaattcaaagtatagtgaagtaataaacaactggaatgaagtaaataacTACATGAATGAAGTAcgaaacctactggaatgaataaTTTACTATATGGAAATAAGCTCATcagttcttcttcttcttcttccatatCTTGTCGCAATTCCTTCAATCAAGCCGACCAACCTCGCCACATTTGACACATTTACAGTCAGGCTTGGAcatattctttatttctttctcaAGTCGTGAAACTTTCTGACTACTTCAACCCTTGCCGCTATTTAAATGAAGTAATCGAACAGAAAACGAAGTAATAACCTAgtcaaatgaagtaataacccaggtgaatgaagtaataatctaactGAATGAGATTATAGCCTAGGTGTTTGAAGTAATATATAAATCTAAATAATGACGATTTCCAAACTTTCTTCTCCACTCAGAAATGCCTCCAATCAATCGTAACGACTGAAGAAGGTGACGCtgctctagttcggtctttaagaatggttcgacattgatAACCATTATTAAAAACTATTAGATGTGATTAATGGGTGGATGAGattaatgagtggatgagatttggtctctagttcggtctttaagaatggttcgacattgatcacaactcttagctttaatatttagatttacttcaaattaaattaaatattagtttTGCAAGAATATTACTCAttttgtcccattaaatataaaacgtTTTCCCTTTTAGATTGtcctattaaaataaaatatttcctaAAATGTAAATAGCATCATCTCTACTTtctcatctctcctactttattctctcgtcattaactcacaaaacaacatttcATAATCTCTTACTaaaaaacaaatgtttcatttctaatggaacggagagagtattatctAGCAATAAGAAAGAAATTATATGAAGactttatataaaattttaacatgatttcaagcctatttattaaaaaaagattttttttttcttaaataattaGCAAATATTAaagttaaaatttcatttttttaaaattgttgcAAACTGACtaatatgtaatttattttaaatcaacatattataaaatcaattgtCAATATAAAATGTTTACAAAGTTTGATTGTATACGTGGAGTCCAATTCATATACGTTTATCACTATTCTTTATTATTAATCTCAACAATAATATTCTCGTTCTATATTTACAATACTATCACTAAAACATCAAactatttgttttcttttttatttggtaATTACTTTTTTTGCTTTTAATTTAATACACCAAATAAATTTACTCAGAATTCTATACTCCAAGTTTATGATTCGGTAATAAGCATAATTAAAGTTCTAATAAATATGGCAACAGTTAGAACTTAGAAGATTCCAGAACCTGGGTAACGACAAAATCTGAATTTCCACGAATCGCAGCCACATGAAATTGAAACTTGAAACCCTTTTCTTCAGTTCCTTGATTTTCTTGGTGACGAACAGATATTTGGAAATTTGACCATTTGAAGAAAAATGGAGAAACAAAATTCTGATTATTGAAATCAAAGAAGAGATAGATTTGGGCTTGATGGCTTCACACAGTTGCCCTCCTGGATTGGGGGCTGTTTTCAATCCTGAACATCCTTCCACCAGGCTGCCAAAGGTATACTCAATTTCCATTTACTATTTTTACTACTTTATTACTTTCTATCCACAATTTAGGATTTTTTTCTGTCTTGATCTagaaagaaatgaaattccATGAATTCCATGAATTTGATGTAGTAAAGATTATATTTTTGTGTATTTAGTGTATCTAAAATGATGGGGGTTTTGttgaatttcaatttcaatttgagAGGAAGCTTTTGAGTTTGAATAAAATGGGGTGAATCAGATTAAGTGATTGGTGGGATTCTTCGATTAGGAAGATTAGAGAAAGGACTGAAACTGATattgtatttgattttgatCCAATAATTAAGCTTCAAGATAAATGAAGAATGACTACTAATGATCATCATGCAATTACAtttgtttgaatgaatggggcGACTATGCTTTGACTTGCTAAGGGTTGAGCTTTCATATTCATACAAGTGATGATCATTTGTATAGTCGGCTTGTTTCCTGGTTCGACCTGGCTTCCCTTACctgcaaaataaaaaataaaataaaaaaacaatcttGCTAGGCGTCTTGTTGTTTTTTCCATTAGGTGTAAACTCTAGTAATACTTTTCATTTCTCTATTCGAAGTCATTTCTATATTGAAAGATGGCATGATTCGTTATATTACATAATTTCCATGCACACAGCATATAGCAATACACTACCGAACACGTGaagtgaatatttttttctgattcCTTGCGTTGTCTCCAAAGAGATGGAACTTTTGACAGATCCCTTTTACCTTATTGTTTCAGGAGTTGCACCGTTTTCTCCAATATCGCAGTCCAAATCAAGATCTTGTAAATTCTAAGTCCTTCAATTTATGCCTGCAGCAGAAGGATGAATTGAAATTCTCAGGTGGACTATTAGACTGTAACGACTTAGTCTTGAAAAACTCTATAAGCCCAACACTCATTGATGTTCAATGTTCGCGGCTCTCTGATTATCTGCTTTCAATGCATGAATAGACAGATTTTACCCGCACTCATACAATCTTAAAGTTCATAAAATAATCAACCCGTCTTTTCTTAAGccttatattcatttttttccaaTATATTAGTGCTTAATAGAATACGGTTCATCTATTAGTTTGTCGAATCAATAGATGGGGCATATTAGTAGTACTGAATTGCTCTATTTCTTGGGCTTCGGAATTGCTGAACAATGCACAAGACATGAGAAAATATTGGAGTTGCTTGCATCGGGGTCAATTGAAGTAGAGAATGGTGTACTAGATCTGTCTATGCTCTATGATATGATGGGGCCTCGAAAACTTCAAACTGATTCAGCACAGCAACCATTGGCATCTTGTGGCGAACGGTGTCTTTGTGCTGCTGAGTCTCTTGTTTACCCATCAAGAGAACTATACATGAATGAACCAGTATTGAATGTAGTGAGAGACATGAGCAGTTGTAGAGAGCATACATTGCAGCATATGAGAGATGATATGACTCATGTGGTTCCTGTCATTTCTGACCTTCATTTCTCGAAGAACACAGTTACGTCTAGACGACGGGCAATGCTGGTCCCTTATTTTGAATGGTACCCCCCTCATTTCTTTACTTGGCCCTGCATAACTTTGTGTTTACACATACATTTTATTGGGCTGGTTTGAAGATTAGGAGAAGTTAAAGCATAATTTGTATAAATAGTTAATTACCCATCGATGCCTTGAAGTACGAAACTTAAACTCTAGAGGAAGACAACTTTGAGTTAATCAACTATGACTCTGAATTCCTTATTTGTTTGTCTTCCCTAGTGAGTTCAAACAACTTGCTAACTAACTTGATATCTTAAAAGATTTAGGCCTTTGTTCTCTACATCTTGTAATGAGTTGGTTATTGGGATTTTGAAAtgcttattttacttttactatatttgagTTGTATAATATTTTTATCGGCTATCATCCTTGTGGAttctaataaaatatatgtaGAAAAAATTTCCTTAATTCTCgcattcaatttttttctagGCGGAGAAGAGGGCGTTCTAATATGGATCCATCAAAGCTTGTAACAGAGAAAGTTGAACCTCTCAATAGGTAAGAACATGCTTTTATCTGAATTTGTGTTTGTTCAAGGATGTTATATTTTATGAATGTAAATGAACGACAAAACAGCAGCATTCATATTACAATTCGTGTATGAAAGCTTTCATCTTGTTTGGTCAGTCATGTAAATGAGAAGGTGAAGACCTCACAGAAGAGAAAGGCCAGTCCCAAACCGATGAAGGAGAGAGACATCTCATGCAACAACTACCTTTACGCATGTGAAAGTCTGCTTTCCATAATTGTCGACAGGAAGCAGCAGGGTAAGAATGCAATCACCTCGTTGAAGAAATCTGGTCATCAGCTCATTGATCTTCTGACCGGTTTTTCTGCCAGCATTGCTGGAACTGGTGTTGCTGTTGTCCTAGGAGTTGTCTGCAGAGTTTTGTGCAACCAGGTGCCATTCTGCGCATCAAAACTTTTGAGCACCGGATTCGGTTTAGGGCTAGTTTGGCTTTCTTCAGCTGTGAATAGATTGAGGAACACGGTTATCTCTATCAGCAAATCTTCTGGGAAGTTGGGTGCTCACGAAGAGAAAATGATGGATCGATTGGATAGAAATCTGAATGATGTTTGGTTCCGAGTAGCAGCAGTGATGATGGTTGCAGTGCTGCAGTTGGCTTGATCGAGAAAGGCTCTGTATTTTTGCTTTGATGGACTTATGCATGTACTAATAGCTCGAACTTGAATTGGTTGACAATATATATCGAGAAACGCTAGCCTTTCCTTGTGTAGTCGGGTCACGGTAACTATTTGCAATCATAAGAGTTATATGCTCCATAATTAAAAACAACGTACTAGCTTTACAAAAATAACAATTGATAGTTGTTGATATTCTTACATTTAATTTTTCACCATCTTGTGATCCACAGGAATCATAACTTCCCACCATCCTCGACAAGAATCATATCCTGGACCGGGTGAGCTATTTCTTGGTCGGGTAACATCTTGGCGAGTATGAGAGCATCACATGGACGATgataggtttggtatactgaaaagcatgttttgagcacgaatagaatcttgcttgtatacgtaaaactctacaatccacttttaactcgATTCAgaattattcgagcagtttgcacgaatagaatcggTGATGATTTGAAACCTAATCGAGACTCAACGATGAAGAGAGCTAGCTACGGATTTTGAGTAAGAGTATTGAGCGAGAGAAATTTGTGAGTGTTATTCAATCAATCTCAGAATGGATTACAAAAGTCGCTTATGTGGAATGCAGAAGAGTAAAGTTACATTCTTAACAACACTAACTTCCAACGGCTAACTAAACTGACGGCTCAGATTGCATCTATCTACTAATCACAATCGGACGATGCCTAAAACACTTGAGCATGAGATAAGCTCATTGTTGATTCCTCCGTATAAAACTCACTCAAATAGCATTGATCATTGAGCTATCACAAGTCtaacaaactccaccttgatTGCTCAAACATCAATATTCTCCAGCTTGCACAGATTTACTAAGTTCATGCACAGCTGGAACTTTTCCTTCGGCAAAGGTTTTGTAAGCATGTCCGCAGGATTCTTCGAAGTATGCACCTTAAAAACCTTGACCTTCTCATTCTCTATTTCTTCCCTGATGAAGTGCAAGCGAACGTCTATATGTTTGCTCTTCTCATGGTATATTTGATGCTTAGCCAAGCTCAAAGCACTTTGGTTATCACAGCCAATGCTGACTGCCTCTTGCACCAGACCAAGATCTCCCAGCATACCTTTGAGCCAAAAGCTCTCTTTCACAGCAGCGGTGAGTGAGATGTACTCCGCCTCTGTGGTAGATAAAGCCACCGCACTCTGAAGGTTTGACTTCCAGCTTACAGCAGAGCCATACATTGTGAAGACATAGCCTGACTGAGATTTTCTGGTGTCTATGCTACTAGCAAAATCTGAGTCACAGAACCCCATCAATATATCTCCATTGTAATCATCATTACCTTTGAACAGAATCCCATAATCAGTTGCACCCTTAAGGTATCTTAGCAGCCACTTTAAAGCTGCCCAATGTTCCTTTCCATGATCTGACATAAACCGAGATGTCACACTAATAACTTGTGagatatcaggtctagtacttATCATAGCATACATTATGCTACCAACAATGTTAGCATAAGGGATCTTCTGCATTTCCTTAGCCTCACCTTCAGTTTGTGATTTTTGAGCAGCAGATAGCTTGAAATGAATAGCCATTGGAGTTGAGACTTCTCTTATATTCTCCACCTTAAATCTTTTCAGCATTCTGGAGATGTAATCATTCTGTGTTAGCCACAGCTTCCTCATCTTTCTATCTCTCAGAATATTCATACCAAGAATCCTTCTTGTTGCTCCTAAATCTTTCATCTTAAAGGCTTATCTCAAATCATCCTTCACTTCCTGCACATCACTCATCCTTTCCCCGGCCactaacatatcatcaacatacaacaatAGATAGGCTACATGGACCCCTTTCTTCTTTCTGATGTATACACAACCATCATATTTAGATCTGACAAAGCCATTCTTCAGCACATAAGCATCAAAGGTTTTGTGTCACTGCCTACTTGTCTGCTTCAAACCATAAATTCTCTTTTTAAGCAGACAAACATTGCTCTCTTCCCCTGGCTTCACAAATCCTTCTGGTTGTGACATGAATATAGTTTCTTCCAGATTTCCATGAAGGAATGCAGTCTTGACATCAAGCTGCTCAAGCTCCCAATCTCTCTTAGCCACAAGGGCTAGCAACATTCTGATGGAAGCATGCTTTACTACAGGTGAGAAGACTTCAGTGAAATCAATACCTTCTTCCTGTGTAAATCCTCTAGCCACTAATCTGGCATTGAATCTTATCTTATCAAAAGCCTCAGATGATGAAGATTCAATCTTCTTCTTGAAGATCCACTTACAGCTTACTACCTTTCTGCCATCAGGTTTCTCAACAAGCACCTAAGTCCCATTTTTCAATAGAGACTCGATTTCTTCTATCATGGCTTTCATCCAACTTTCCCATTCCTTGTTGTTCATGGCATCTCTATATGTAGTTGGCTCTGAATACTACACCTTCTCAGCTAGAATAACATCTTTGAGTCAGCAAACTTAGCAAACACTTTGGAGACTTTTTTTGATCTGTCTCTTGCAAGCATCCAGTTTTTCAAATCCTCTGGACTGCTTTGAGGTGGTCTTTCAGATTCAGTTGTATCAGCTCCAATATCTGAGCCATCTGACTCCACCTCAGATTCAATAGCACTTTCTAGTTGTTCATCCACTGCAACTTGTTGAGCTTTCAGAAAAGGCACCTCAGATTCAGTGAATACAACATCTCTACTCACCACAATTTTGTGATTTCTTGGTTCAATGCATCATAGCCTATATCCTTTCACACCTGACTGATACCCTAACATTACACATCTCAATGCACTGGGATCAAGCTTTCCCTGCTTTAGGCGAGCAAATGCCTTGCAGCCAAAAAATCCTCAGACGGTTGTACTCAGAATTCCTTCCATACCGTCTCATGTCAAGGGTGTCCCCATTTATGCTAAATGAAGAACACATATTCAACAATTTTACTGCGGTAGAAGCTGCTTCAACCCATAACTTCTTTTCTAATCCAGAGGCCAACAACATACATCTGCTCCTTTCAAGAATTGTTCTATTGGCCCTTTCTGCCACCCCATTTTGCTGTGGGTTTAGAGGCACGGTTCTATGCCTCTTGATTCCTCTATCCTTACAATAGTTATCAAACTCTTTGGACAGAAATTCCAACCCATTGTCTGTTCTAAGGCATTTAAGCTtaacatttttctctctttctaccTCAACACACCAGTGAGTAAAGCATTTAAAAGCCTCTTATTTCTCCTTTAAGATGTAAATCCAACACTTCCTAGAGAAATCATCTATAATACTCATGCAGTACCTTCATCCCCCAACAGAGTTCACAGAAGatggcccccaaagatcactatgtgcATAGTCTAAAGGTGAAGTAGATGTATGCTTATCTGTTGGATAAGGCAGCTTCTTGGATTTTCCCAGAATACATTCATCACATGGAGTGTTGTTCTTATCATCAGCTCCTTGAATATTTCTTTATCAGCTCCTTTATGCCCCCCCTCTATAGGGTGCCATAGCCTTTTATGCCATAAGCTCACAGTTTCTGATTTTACAATGTGAACCTCCTCTTGTACAATCTTCTGGACAGTGGCAATCAAATAGTATAAGCTCCCTCTTCTTTCAGCAGTCATGACCACTTTCTTATTCTTCATCACAGTCATGCTCCCATTTGCAGAGGAGAATGTGCAGCCTTTTCTTTCCAGAGATCCAAGAGATATTAAGTTTCTCTTGACCTCTGGAATATATCTCTCATCATGTAATTTCTTGATGGACCCATCCTGCATCTTCAATCCCACAGATCCAATCCCCTTAACATAACAGACCACATTATTTCCCAAAACCACAGTGCCTATGCATTCTTGAATCTCCTCAAACCAGCTCAGATTTGGACTCATATGAAAACTACAACCGGAGTCCATTATCCATGAGCCTCCATCCTTAACCTCCATTATGTTGAGTGCATCTGGAGAATCTTTTTCCTCAACACAATCAGTGGAGCTGGCAGTCTTTTCCACCCCAATTTGCTTGTTTTCTCTTCCAAGCATAACAATCTTTCTTTAGATGTCCTGGTTTTTTACACCAGTGACATGACCGAGTTTCCTTTTGATCATTTGATGAAGACTTTGAGGTTTCTGAATCTTTCTTGACAAACTTCTTCCCCTTAAACCTTTTGACACTAAGGCTTTCTGGTACAGGATCTTGCCCCTTCTCATTTGATTTGTGCAGATCTTTTGCCCTCAAGGCAGATTGCACTTCAAGTAGCGTGATAGTCTTTTCACGCACATACATGATCGCATCACGAAGCGGATCATACGCCTTTGGCAGAGCATTGAGAAGCAAGATCGTCTTGTCTTCATCTCCAATTGAGACATCAATGTTTTCAAGATCATCCACCGCTTTGTTGAAGTCCTCCAATTGCTCAAGAACACTCTTCTCTTCCAAGAAACGATAGGAGTAGAGGCGCTGCTTCATATAAAGCCTATTAGCGAGCGACTTCGTCATGTAAAGATCTTCTAACTTCGCAAGAACACCAGACGCGGTGGTCTCCTTCGACACTTCTCGGAGCACCTTATCGCCCAGACTCAGAACAACAGCGCTATGGCCTTCGCCTCAATTTCAGCCTTTTTCGCGGCTGCTTTTTCATCAAGATCGACCTTCGGTTTATCCTTGCTTTCAGCTTCCAGTGCCGACGAAAGCCCCTACTGAATCAACAACGCCTTCATCTTCACACGCTAGAGGCTGAAGTCGTTCTTGCCCGTAAACTTTTCAGCTTCAAACCTAGAAGTCATCTCTGATTCTTCGCgaaaacaaatttaaaattccTAACCAAGATTCAATCGATTCCCACCGGATGGCGCCAATTGTGATGATTTGAAACCTAATCGCGACTCAATGATAAAGAGAGCTAGCTACGGATTTTGAGTAAGAGCATTGAGCAAGAGAAATTTGTGAGTGTTATTCAATCAATCTCAGAATGAATTACAAAAGCCGCTTATGTGGAATGCAGAAGAGTAAAGTTACATTCTTAACAACATTAACTAACTTCCAACGGCTAACTAATCTGACGGCTCAGATTGCATATATCTACTAATCACAATCGGACGGTGCCTGAAACACTTGATCATGAGATAAGCTCATTGTTGATTCCTCCATATAAAACTCACTCAAATAGCATTGATCATTGAGCTATCACAAGTCTAacagaatcaatatattattaaattgtgtttgtttgtgcatttataagatgttgaTTAAACATTTAactgtataagaagcaaacaaagtctaagtcttttgcttagtagactggttgtgggcgacgtccactttaaggtaacccAGTCGGTTCTATTCAATGCtttgtaaaagaaaaagaataatttcacaacacagataggcttagactacctatcgtgaaaggttgcaatgtcagtccgattatttctaagccttactgaaataagatgacgttggtgtggtatagcactgaatggatctaacagcaagacatatctttatgctatctactgaaagactaggtcttgataaaatactatttcttaatctgcatacgttagcattgagcatacggtattgattatgcactactttgacttatcaaatggtgcgggttttttcgcaacccaataatcctggtatattgggtagtggtgattaatatctagcggtgctaggattgctagtgctggaggtgagtctcgtttgataatgcctcaagaggagctcgaatagggttttattattcggaaaactggacagttggaatttaattatttcatgaataataaataagtgtttcttgctgagtccactcttggaataaataagatgttgattaattaagtccataacatacattaattaatcaatggacatttatattttaagcgtgggaaataaacaataaacataATGGAAACctggattacttgtaatttcatatttggatgggcaatgcaatattacttttgtagtggttgctcgtaatattccaatataagcttatattaaattgtgggttcaatttaattagtaaaaagctaattgggtgaggccttatccaaaaccttccatagaccCCTGACAGGGCCCAATacgaacttaatataaataggagaataaatgagacagaaaatacacaattttattttatgaaattttcgTCTCTCCCTAAGAAAGTACGAGACGGAATATTTCAgctctcctcctccgtgaggaattctgtcttctttattcgagtcctagtattttgataagatcaacCCACACTGATTTCGAGATACAGTTTGggaaccagttagaagatccgtggtctagtattgaagatcatcgtggagaaggcgcgagcaatcgatgattctttggagaatcaaatcggtaactctaaaccgtagaattcatgttttaggatttatattcttcaAAAGCATGAAtaatttgcgttctagcatgcaattatctgttcaacatgtgaattgattaatcccataatcggtcaaatatattcttatttgatttatttgttttaaacaagtcttccgctgtgcaaggggctccaaaccctaCCAGACGAGTGGTGTATGATCTAGTTAACCACTCGTCCGGGTACAACACATTTAAGTGAGATTTTACAAGTTCTTTTTGCACTTGTCATTTGGATTCGAGCTCCAACTATAAATACTCTTTTGTAGTATGTCTTTCTTTTATACAGTTTTAGATCAAATTCAAAACTTTTTCTCTGAAGGAAGAACATATATATCCAATTTTATATGGAGTAGGGGTCAAAAGTgttcctaaacatatgacgattttacgattttggtccttaacattaCGTTTTGGGGTAACATGTAGATTTTTTTATTAGGGTTGTCTCGATTATTGTATGTCTCCTCGATTTTATATTGATTAGGGTTTCACTTTTTGGGAAAACATGTGGATTTGTTGTTTGCTATGGTCGCAAGCATGAGTAATTGACTGGGGTTTTCCATATTATTTAGTGTTTCTAGATAGTGTTAGCAAGCATGAGTAATTGACTGGGGTTTTCTAGATTATTTAGTGTTTCTAGATTGTGTTGTGTGTTGTGACATGTGGGGTTTattcttttttgttttctggGCGTGTGTTCTCCGATTTTTGGGTTTATAATTCATTATGGACAGGTTAGTATGGTATGTAATGTACGTGTATGGATGGTTGTTGTCTTCATTTACGAATGATTGTCGCCATTTAATTCCAAATGTATTCACAACTATTTATAAAACAAGCCAATTGACAATGAAACACAACAATCACAACCATCTCTAATTGTTCCCTTTGAAAATGTATAACTCCAACAATCTTTCGAAAGCGGACGTTGAGAAGATCCTGGAAAAATTTAGAAAACAGGGCGACGTCGACCGACGTTCTAGTAAACAATTGGAAACCAAATTGCAATCCACAacaataatgaagacagaagtTCGAGGGGAGAAAGAGAAGGTCAATCATCAACTCCAAATCGAGATCGATCAATTGGAGCAGATTTGTAAAGTATCTATGCAGTAATAGGttcatttttttgtaaatttgtaGAACTTCTTATTGCTTTACTGCATTCCCATTGTTCATCATTTCAAAGAAAGCATTTCAGATTCATATAAAAACTAAGTTCTTATTTCAAGAACACTTCGATTCCATCGTTCACCATT
Proteins encoded in this window:
- the LOC121810246 gene encoding uncharacterized protein LOC121810246 isoform X1; amino-acid sequence: MGHISSTELLYFLGFGIAEQCTRHEKILELLASGSIEVENGVLDLSMLYDMMGPRKLQTDSAQQPLASCGERCLCAAESLVYPSRELYMNEPVLNVVRDMSSCREHTLQHMRDDMTHVVPVISDLHFSKNTVTSRRRAMLVPYFEWRRRGRSNMDPSKLVTEKVEPLNSHVNEKVKTSQKRKASPKPMKERDISCNNYLYACESLLSIIVDRKQQGKNAITSLKKSGHQLIDLLTGFSASIAGTGVAVVLGVVCRVLCNQVPFCASKLLSTGFGLGLVWLSSAVNRLRNTVISISKSSGKLGAHEEKMMDRLDRNLNDVWFRVAAVMMVAVLQLA
- the LOC121810246 gene encoding uncharacterized protein LOC121810246 isoform X2, whose protein sequence is MLYDMMGPRKLQTDSAQQPLASCGERCLCAAESLVYPSRELYMNEPVLNVVRDMSSCREHTLQHMRDDMTHVVPVISDLHFSKNTVTSRRRAMLVPYFEWRRRGRSNMDPSKLVTEKVEPLNSHVNEKVKTSQKRKASPKPMKERDISCNNYLYACESLLSIIVDRKQQGKNAITSLKKSGHQLIDLLTGFSASIAGTGVAVVLGVVCRVLCNQVPFCASKLLSTGFGLGLVWLSSAVNRLRNTVISISKSSGKLGAHEEKMMDRLDRNLNDVWFRVAAVMMVAVLQLA
- the LOC121810246 gene encoding uncharacterized protein LOC121810246 isoform X3, which gives rise to MGHISSTELLYFLGFGIAEQCTRHEKILELLASGSIEVENGVLDLSMLYDMMGPRKLQTDSAQQPLASCGERCLCAAESLVYPSRELYMNEPVLNVVRDMSSCREHTLQHMRDDMTHVVPVISDLHFSKNTVTSRRRAMLVPYFEWRRRGRSNMDPSKLVTEKVEPLNSHVNEKVKTSQKRKASPKPMKERDISCNNYLYACESLLSIIVDRKQQALLELVLLLS